The window CATGCAAGATGCTGTTTTGCATGTAGGTGCTCATTTTATGTTTGTTTCAGGCGGTCATGGCGCAGAGAAGGGGTGCGTGCACATGGAAGAGGCACATCTGCGAGCAACTGAAGCTTCGAGACAGAGTGCAGCGACACGGCTTTGAGGAGATTGTTCACCAGTGTGAGTGACAGTGCTCCTTGTCACACTGACGCTGTTATAGACACAAAGTATCTTTTtagaataaaaatgtgataaagAGCGTCATTGTGGTGGGAAGATGACTTGACCTCATTCAGATCGAACCGTGTTTTTCCAGATAACCGCCTGCTGGAAAAATCGGACCTGCAGGCTGTTCTTTCAGAGCGTTATCAAGTTGACAAGTATGAAGCCACGCGAGGACATGAAGCCACGTGAGTGCATGAGCACAGTCTGCGTACTCGTGGTGTGCGTCAAGCTGAGGCATCGTTTGTGTTTCAGTGGGGTGACGGACACCAGCCGCAGTGATGCGCTCCAGCAGGAGATGGCAGAGATGAGAATACGGCACCAGGAGGAGCTGACGGAACTGCACAAAAAGCGAGGAGAGGTGAGTCAGTTTCTGTGCAACCTGGTGGGAAGTCTCCATGTTATagtatgtgcatgcatgctgaGTGTGCCCCACTGCCAGGCTGCGTTTGATGTTTGAGAGCAGGAAGTGTTCTGGTGCTGAATGTTTGTGAACCATTCAGGCACTTTggccttcaaagtaaaacaCCCTCTGGGCTCCACAGTCGGGAGGGTGGCTGTACTTTCTGTCGGTCGTCTTAAGAGTGTTTCTGACGCTTCTGTTGTCCTGCAGCTGGCCCAGACAGTGATTGAGCTCAATAACCAGAtccaacagaaagacaaagagatCCAGAACAACGAGGCCAAGTCAGTAGCGGTTCGCCTCACGTTTGATCGGTGATGTGTGCGGCTAACTGCCCTTCTCGTGTCACGTCTCAGGATGCTGGAGTACCAGCAGCAGATCACCAACCTTGAAGGAGACTGTCGAGATCTTAAGAACTGCCTGCAGGTAGGAAGACTGCACCTGAAGGTAGGGCCAGCATTGTGGTGAAAAGGAAGTTGACATTAAGTGTTTCTCATGCAGGATCTGGAGCGAGCCAATCAGACTCTGAAGGACGAGTATGACGCGCTGCAGATCACCTTCAGCGCCTTGGAGGAGAAGCTGAGGAAAACCACGGAGGACAACCAAGAGCTGGTCTCTCGCTGGATGGCTGAGAAGGCCCAAGAGGCAAACCGCCTTAATGCCGAAAACGAAAAGGACAGCAGGTACACAGACGCTCCACCTGGTAGAGGAACAAGCAGGAGTGACGTGCGCCCTTCTTGCCCCCTCTCAGACGCAGACAGGCCAAACTGCAGAAGGAGCTGGCTGATGCAGCCAAAGAGCCGCTACCAATTGACCCGTTGGTGAAATTTTGACTTGTGGCTTGTACTGTTCTGACATCACACGGATTCTGACGGGTTGTTGCCCTCAGGGACGATGACATTGAAGTTCTGGCAGAAGATTCTGGGAAGGGAGGGGGCGAGCCGTCACACAACCGGCCGCTTGGCAAAACTCCCAGGTGAGACGTGGAAGGGTATTTTCTCTGCCTCAGCTGACCAgcatttaagtgacatttaatcagatattttatcatttgtatatgtttgttttagcGCTTCTACAACTCATTGACATCAAATGTAATTGTTGCAGTAAGAAAATCTCCCAGCCTCCCCCCGGTGGTCTGCTTGACTCCATCTCCAACATCTTTGGGTAGGCATCCGGAAGacgtgtacagtaatcccttgcgaCGCCGcacttcgaattttgcagcttcaccctgtcatggtttttcaaaaatattaaatcatgctgtttcatggttgaatacagcctattaatCAAATGtgcttatttaagcaaatttgatgtaattTTATCCTAAGTTCACCATTTTCACGCATAAGGCTAATTtcggtaataataaaaaaaaaaagattgtgttTACGGTAAATCAGCCTGCATCGaaaatctccaatattggcACCAGCAGCAGTCGGATAGAGCCCATGTGGTCACAACAGCGTGCGCTTGCATTCATAACGATGAGTTATTCATACGAGTTATTGTCGTTAGCAGACGGCGAAGTGCAAACTCCTTCAGTACTTCTCCAGAAAACACAGAGGCACCACTGGGGGCCTGTGCAGACGTCAGAGTCCCGTCCACTgccctgcatgtttttgtaagtAATCAAGTCCTTTgttggattttttattttttatttatttattttcagcaCTGTAGTGGGGGCAGGCTCGTATCCAACACCcacagtgtttttgtgtgtatgcaTTCAGGAAGCGCATGACGGTGAGGTGAACGCCGTGAAGTTCAGCCCTGGCTCACGTGTCCTAGCAACAGGAGGGATGGACCGCAGGGTCAAGCTGTGGGAGGTGATCTCAGGTGGGTTCTCAGTTTTTGCTCATGTGCTTCTTTCTTCTCGAGGTGTGAGGGAGGCAATGAAGGTCAATGATGAGAAGTAAAAGGTCTGATTTACCCATAAAGCTCTGCCCGACCCGTGCTCCGCAGCAGCCCGCGCTTCGTGCTGCCAGCATGCTACAAGTAACGACATGCTGGTCTCTGagctgctgacacacacacaggaagtgacaccaTATTTGGAGTCTGTGTGCAGACCATCTCAGCTCCTTGTCATTTACTTCCAACAAGAACCATCACAGTGGAGTGTAGGGGAGAGGAGGGATGGGGGGACTGATCTCAAGTTTTCAACCTGAGACCTTCATTTATTTGACATATTAGAACATTGCAAACCAGCTGAATGATGTAGTTGAGGTCGGCGTGTTGATGCCCAATGTGTTTGTAGGTCGCTGTGAGCCGAAAGGAGCTTTGACTGGCAGCAACGCTGGAATCACCAGTATTGAATTCGACAGTGCTGTAAGTCTGCACACACCCACTACCTTTTTTGCTTTcgctttcattttcacttctttgtgtgtgtgcagggctcGTACCTGTTAGCCGCCTCCAATGACTTTGCCAGCCGCATCTGGACTTTGGATGACTACAGATTGAGGGTCAGTCAGTAACATGTACAAAGATGCGCTGAATGCATATTAAAAGGCATTATATATTTTGTGAAGGTTATTTCCAGGGTTAACACATTTCCCCAGTAAAGCATACAATTCCTATTTATGTAGAAAACaaaattggctggcgaccagtccagggtgtaccccgcctttcgcataagtcagctgtgataggctccagcataccccgcgaccctagtgaggacaatcAGCATTGCAAATGGATGGAAGAGTGGCCTTAAAGATTGCATCATCTACTCAAAATAGAAATGGACTTTACTGCAGGGGCTTGTTCGGTAGCAGTGGATAGATCCTTGGTTATCTTGGGGATGAATACAGTATTTGGCTATCTATATTGTCCTTTTATCCAGGGCActgaatcgatcacaactggactgtacAGGTTGTCTTGGACATTTTGCCTCTCGTCCGAGCAGGCGACATCAAtgcatgctcaaagactagataggacagctctgaggggatggtgcagGATCAAAgcatttattctcttaataaaGCAAATGCTTACGTGTGTGTCTGCTCGATtacaaatgcttttttttttttttttttttctttcctccaCTGCAGACAGTTTGAAGTATACCAAATGTTGTGAAGTCTAAAAATGAATGCACCGACTCCACTATCttaacgactgtcgttttgcGCCACAAGAGTGAAACTTGGTTGGGTTGTTTTTCCTTTACCTTGAGCGAATAAATGGTTGGATCCGGCACCATCCCCTCAGaccagagctgtcctatctagtctttgagcgtgAACTGATTCTCGCATGAGAGCCATAATgtttaagacaacctgaacagtccagttgcaaaagattcaatgccctgagagtcGTTATTCTACGATAATCcaaaagtatttttgttttgaACATTAGCGCTAATGCATAACTTTGTTCAAGTGTTTATTTCCTGTTTGAGGCGTTGTCCGTGATGAGAAGTAAAAGGTCTGACCTCAGACAAACCCCTCCAGCAGCCATGTTGGCTCCCAGCAGCCCCTGCTCAGCCCAGCATGCCACAGTTGTGCACTGCTGGTCCAGGATCTGCTGACATGCAGGATGTGACATCACAAGCAGCCTGTAGGGAGCGCTCACAGGCTGGCTGAGTAACATCCAACACAAATGACCAGGGAGGAGCACCAGGCTCAGGGGGGAATCTGATTGGTGATCGCACTCTTCTGCTGAGACCATAGTAGCTCCGCCCTAATCGGCGGGCCAACTTGAACTCAGGCTTGATGCAAACGCTCACAGCGGCGTTCTTCGTCTCAGAGCGCTCGGACGTAacttgtgtgcacactttgcctCCCCAGCACACCCTAACTGGACACAGCGGGAAGGTTCTGTCCGCCCGTTTCCTGTTGGACAACGCTCGCATCGTCTCTGGAAGTTACGACAGAACACTCAAACTGTGGGACCTCCGCAGCAAAGTCTGTACGTAATCTGCCACTTTGAGCGCCTTTCCGGGTAGTTCCACCTGCAGGCTGGGCTGAGTCCATATCTGTGTCCCGTGTGCAGGCATGAAGACGGTCTTCACCGGGTCCAGCTGTAACGACATCGTGTGCACGGAGCAGTGCGTCATGAGCGGACACTTTGACAAGAAAGTTCGCTTCTGGGACATCAGGTCAGCGTTTTTCCTATTCCGTCTGCTGCTCCACTTTCCCCTTTTTAAGGGGAGTAAATGAATGTCTAGGAGTTTTCGTGGATACTTTtcttaaatttttaaaaattctgtttgTGTTCTTGTTTCAGAGCAGAAAGCATTGTGCGGGAGCTAGAGCTTCTGGGCCGAGTGACGTCTTTGGACCTGAACCACGACCGCACGGACCTGCTGACGTGCTCCAGGGACGACGTGGtgaagattgtagacctgcgcACGAATGCCGTGAGACAGACGTTCAGGTCTGTGCTTGGCGCTCTTTGCCCTGTGACGTGATTGCACTGCGACGctcacatttgttttttgtcttaagTGCTCAGGGATTCAAGTGCGGTGCAGACTGGACTCGAGTAACCTTCAGGTGGGTTGAATTCTGCTCTTTTGCGCGTCAGACTTTGTCAGATTTCTTGTGCTTGGAGATGTGTCTCTAGTCAGTTGGCTTTAGCACAGtgtccccccccctccccactgCGCATTACATACTCTATTGACTTTTCCATCGTGAAAAGCAGGGTAACTTTTGAAGGTACACTGTTTAGAAATGCAATATTATCTTATCCAATACCAATATTGGTCGTAGCTCTTCCCTCATACTAATATCTCACTACAAGTGAGAACACACCCCAATAAAACAAGGATCAgcacatttgacttttttttttttttttttttactcccacAAGTCCTGATGGAAACTTTGTGGCTGGAGGATCGGCAGATGGAGCGCTGTACATCTGGAATGTTCTCACAGGGAAGGTGGACAGAACCCTGGACCGAAACCACAAGTAACCACTCCTGTCACACAATTTGATGAAATCGGGTGACTCggccttgttttgttttaattgttgttgttgacagCTCAGCCATCAACTCTGTGTCGTGGTCGCCATCGGGTGTGTACGTGAGCAGCGTGGAGAAGGGCAGCAAGGCCATCTTGTGGTCCGACATGTGATCAACAGAAGGACCCCACGCTCAAGGCTGCGGTGTGCTCCAAGTGGACCAAAACCCTGCAGCTTCCTCCGCCTTCACGTCAGCGCCGTGCACCGAAGCCAAGCAGAtggtttatttttaacattgcaGTCGGCTAACTGGGACGGAGCAGCGAGCTGAACTGACTCGCTGATGTCAGCAGTCGGCCTGCTGAGTCGGAACGATGCAGTCTTATCGGCTCAGTGTGCCGGAGACGCTCTCGTCGGCTAGCATATGCCTGCCGACCTACATGTACATATGGACCCGCAGTCGTCATGAAAGACACTATTTAGGTGGAAGACTGTGAATGTGTGAAATCTAAATATGTTGACTTTGTACACAACGTGAATAAACATGTCAAGAAGCCACTCTGACCCGTGCCAGACTGCAAAGACACCAATAAAAAGCTCCAGCTTGTTGGAGAGCGACTCAAACACTTAAAAGTGGAAAAcggtacgtgtgtgtgtgtgtatatcgtCTGTAATGACCATCTTGCTGACCGGGCTTACCGCGCGTGCATGCGCATTTATAAATCCAGCTGGCGCCGGGTGATCAGCAGTCCAAGTGTCTTCATCAGCATCTAAATCATCAGGTACGTCAGCTTGTGTCTAATTGATATTAACATTCCATATTTTAACTTGATTTGAAACCAACTTGGAAAACCTTCACTATCTGGCCTTTGGCGCTTATGTTGTACAATAGAGGGGTGTAATGCACATGTCCTCATGAGATTTTTCTCTACTGTGCCTACACTGTACACCTTGAGTGGGGGACAGGAAATGTGCCTCATGTTATGCATCTACTCTGTAAACCAATAACAGTGCAGGCCTGTCTGGCTAGCTATAGTGCCAAGAAACCAGAGCTTGAGAACCCTTGACGTCTGTTTAGGCACACTTGGACTTCCCCatgaaatatgtaaatatgtgccATTGCTCTGTAGAGATGGGGAACAATACTAATACTACACTTCGACCAGACACTTGGCTttactacaaataaaatgatcattcaAACTTCTCTAAAAAGAAACTTTGCCAACAATTACacatgatttccttttttttttcttttgataaTTTAATAAGATTAAAGTTATTTTAGGAgaaaatgttacaatgttacaagaacaaagtcaggATGTGTGGGAAAGAACATGtagcaaaaagaaaaatcttcaaaaatgaataaaagtaaAGTTATGAGAAAGGCAGTTGTGCTTCTGTGAGTAAAAGGCATAAATTAGAAAATGCTGCAGTTTTATgaggggaataaagtcctaatgttacaataaatgtcattttacacaAAGGTGTAATATGGGAAACGTTTCAAAGCTTTGATTTATTGGACTTGGATTTGcacttttgtatattttattgtaaaaatcaTTTAACGTACTGAACCGTGATGATGGAATACCGTTAGGCTGCTACTGTttgtatggaatcacaggagtgccaaaattaaaaggcaatacgtgtggaaatacaatgagaatcaatattacaaaaatatacaaaagtggaaatacaaagagaatcaataataaaaatatatatatatacaaatgtagtcatattttcttactattttgtctttgttttttctgtattgtctttgttttttacaatttgccgttgtttttgctgttttgtatttgtcttttccacttgcgttttgtcattgcatttggtaataccatgcaaatgcaGAAGTGGGCGGGTCATTCTGCCAGGATGATGACTAGTCCAGCCGTGATTACACGATTCCTGCTTGCAGTGGCTATGTAGTTATGGAAACTAGGGAGCCCGGAAATAATGTCACGGACAGAAAGTAGACGCAAATACATGTTTATCAAAAGTAAACggggaaatttaaatatggtAGACGTGGACGAATTGAGAAGAGGTGTTCAACGAGAATTATGAGCAATTGCTCGGTTGGTGGAAAATGTCATAGaaagttttgattaaaaaaagtctttaaagtcTTTAAAGGCTACATCTGCGTTGATGAATGCAGATATGGATGAAGCATTGTGGCGCAATCTTTAAGaggtaaatgccttattttatcttatttaaatttcccccGTTTACTTTTCcgcatttgcatggtattatcaaatgcaatgacaaaacgcaagtggaaaagacaaatacaaaacaggaaaaacaatgacaaattggaaaaaaacaaagacaatacagaaaaaacagggacaaaatagtaaaaaaaatatgactacatttgtatttttttttattattgatccTCTTTGTagttccacatttgtatattattgtattattgattctctttgtatttccgcacgttttcccttttaattttggcactcctgtgattccatatgtTTTGACCTTCAAAGTGTTAAAAGAATGCTACAGAAGTGAAAGTCTTggacacagtaaaaaaaaatttttttgtttaaaattgtTGTTAATTTCTGTTCTGAAAGTACAGGGTCTCTTGCAGGTCGGTACGGTGAGTCACCATGAGTCCTAAACGAGTCGTGTTCAAGAAAACGTCTCGCGACAAGTCGGTAAGTTGTGTTGTCACGGCAACAAGACACTCCGGACCTGAGCTCAAAGACGTCTGTGCTGCCTCCAGGAACTATAGCAGATAGTTGTCtgattaatttaatttacattttattcattcCGTGTCGGATCTTTCAGTAAACTTTTAACACATTTCTTTTCACTGCTATTGTTTGCGAAAATTCAAGTCGTTTGGTGCTTGGACGCCACCATGATTTGGATCTTGGTTACAACTGCACACAACTTGATATTTATGGAGTATTTATGAAAAGCAACTTACTATAGTAACCCACTGGAATCCGATATAATTTCAAAAGCCCATGAAATACCATAATTTGCTGGCGACCAAGGAAGCTAACAAACTAACACTGTTACAActtttcagtttaaaaaaaagtagctattggctgtccgagAAGTCAGTAGATGAcatcatcgtctaatttgcatatgatgttgtaaatgCTGTAGGGAAAAAGCATAACGTCgtgacaaaaagtgagtaaaaacaccttaattaaaatggcatttgagaacttttaaaaattagcacaattgatcagcgaataacagattatgctgttTATTCTACggctcacattaacatgactcaagtgtggttcgtgagtagcacactcttctggtgaatatgTGTAATAGCAACTGGTTTACAATTACTTACATTTGCCCCAAGAATTGGAAGATAATCCACTTCGTTTTACAAATAAATTAGTATCTGAGTTGACTCTACGGAAACAGCGCCCCTAGCATTTCAAGAGAGAAACGCAGGCCACGCGCTCACCCATGACGGATGAGCTATTAAGATTGAAGTCAgagagtctccaaaagtgtccaataacaCAAGGAAACGTCTTTAAAAAATAGAGTcactagaggggtctgaatacccGCTAAATAGAGCGATAAACTCGCGAAATTGGCAACACTAATTTCAGGTGCTTCAACCGGAAGTTGCCACCGACCTAAAGTGTCCCTGCGGTTCACAGTGTTACCATGGTTCCGGTgtaatgtgtaaataaataaatatacatgtaAGTGAAACAATGTGACATTTATGGCACCTAAGACGACTGCTGTTCTTCCAGGTGGCCATCTACATGTCCAACAGGGACTTTGTGGATCACTGTGATCACGTGGATCCTGTTGGtgagtgctgctgctgtcaaggCTGTCTGGTCATGGGATGGGCCATACTGCACATTTTGATATCATTCCGATACCAAGTTAATACATGGCCAGCATTGCTGATACTGATGCCAATaatttaaaattacttttaaatgttttttaatgtttgaattacaattttttaaaatatttttgtgatttttccCTTTAATTTCTTGACACAGGACAACAGattttagtttttagtttttaacgtatttggatggatggatatatattgTACAACGATACAAgacaatgtaaaatatcaacaaaataaaatctttCCCTTTTGTTTAAGCAAAATAAAAGTCAATAGGACAAAATAAgcagacaaaagcaaaaactactattgactgtcattcaaatcctttgacTTTTTGCCCCGAAATCACTTAAGTTTataaacagtataacaatatatgcatacaatatatttgaacaacacaacaaaaaacacacaaatatttgtgaaaGTAAACCTGAAAAATAGATTTCATTTCACTAGTATCGATCCCATACTGATACTGTAGTACCTTTGGTATTGATATGATCCGCCCACCCCCAGTCTTGTCTGCATAAACAACTTGACTCTTTCAGATGGTGTCATCGTGATCGATCCTTCACAGCTGAGAGGAAAACAAGGTCCATTTTCAGTTTACGTTTTCATTTTCAAACCTTCAAGGCATCGGCTCATTCCTTCTGTTGTCACTTTGTTAACAGTCTACGTCATGTTGTCGTGTACCTTTCGATACGGGCGCCAGGACATGGACGTGATGGGCGTGGCTTTCAGGCGGGACCTGTTTGTGGTGACCCGGCAGGTGTACCCGGAGTTGCAGGACAGGGACAAGCTGACCCACACCAAAGTCCAGGAGAAGCTGCTAAGAAAACTGGGCGACAACGCCTTCCCATTCTTCCTGGAGGTCATTTAGAAAAATGTTTATTACCGTAAtcgtttttgtgtatttttactgtatatatgctgACAACGAAAGACAAAGAAATATTTTTAGCGCCCCCTACAGGACACACATTTGGTCTGGGCGGAGTTAGCGCATCCAAGTGTGGGTCAGTGTTGATACCATAAATCTTAATAAATCATTTCTGGAATTGTGTTGCAGTTTCCTGATAACCTGCCGAATTCTGTCAGTCTGCAGCCAGCACCTACAGATGTTGGCAAGGTCAGTTCAAGGTCACACCTGTTTCTTTGTTGTACTTTAAAAAGCCATCCAGCATATGAAGAGTGTTCAGCATGTTTGAAGCTGGAAACAAGGGGCAGCAGTGGTAACTATTCTTCCACCGTGCCAAGCTGCCATGaagctttgtgtgtttgtatccAGAAATGTTCGGTGGAGTTTGAGGTGAAAGCATTCTGTGCAGAAAAGCGGGACGAGAAGATCGACAAACAGTGAGTGCGTCTGAACGTCTGGAGGCCTTAAGCAAGATTTAACTTGGGGGCCCCGGCTCGCTAACAATGatcttttttatgtctttcacacacacacacacacacatacctgaCACTCACAGAAAGCAGTTATAGTATTAACCGTGTTTGTCCACACGGCCTTTGCTTTCTGGTCCTGTGGACAAACCTCACCACATTCTTTTGTCGCCTCTCTGATTGTGTCTTCTCTGCAGGAGTTCAGTTCGTCTCACCATCCGTAAGATCCAGTACAGTCCGCGGGACAATCGGGTGGCTCCCGTTGCCGAGACCACCTTCGACTTCCTGATGTCTGAGAAACCTCTTCAAGTCAAACTGAGTCTGCCCAAAGAGGTCAGAAAGCAAGAACGTTCATTGAGTCACCAACCTATAAATGTGGCCAAGGACATCTTGAACATGTATCTGGTATTGACTATGTAGCTGGTCTTGAACATGTGTCTGGTATTGAACATGTCTCTTGTCTTGAACATGTGTCTTGTCTTGAACATGTCTCTCGTCCTGAATATGTCTCTGGTGTTGAACATGTGTCTGGACTTGAACATGTCTCTTGTCTTGAACATTTCTCCAATCTTGAATTATGTATATGGTCTGGAACGTGTGTTTGGTCTTGAACGTGCTTCTGCTCCTGAGCATATCTCTGATTATGAACATGCCTCGGGTCCTAAACATGTCTCTTGTCTTGAACATGTATCTGGTTTTGAACATGTCTCTGGTCTTGAACATGTGCATGGTCTTGAACATGTCACTAGTCCTGAACATGTCTCAGGTATTGGACATGTCTCTGGTCTTGAACATGTGTCTGGTCCTGAATATGTCTCTGGTCTTGTCACTAGTCCTGAACATGTCTCAGGTATTGGACATGTCTCTGGTCTTGTCACTAGTCCTGAACATGTCTCAGGTATTGGACATGTCTCTGGTCTTGAACATGTGTCTGGACTTGAACATGTCTTTAGCCCTGAACATGTCTCTGGCATTGGACATGTCTCTGATCATGACCATGCCTTTGGTCTCCAACATGTCTCTGGTCCTAAATATATCTCTGGTCTTGAACATGTATCTGGTTTTTAACATGTGTCTCGTATTGACCATGTGGCTGGTTTTGAACATGTCTCTGCTCTTTACCATGTGGCTGGTTTTGAACATGTGTCTGGTCTCGAACATGTATCGGGTCTTGAACATGTGTTTGGTCTTGAACATGTCTCTGGTTTTGACATGTCTCTAGTCTTGAACATGTCTGGTTTTGAACATGGACTGTTGATATCTTTTAAACCAAATTCAAACTGGAGCAATGCGTCCTGTTTGTCTGCAGACCTTCTACCACGGCGAGCCGGTCCACGCCAATGTGGAAATCGCCAACGCCTCAAACCGGAACGTGAAGGACATCAGCTTGTCAGGTGCGCCACACGTGGTCGTCACCTTCACGTTACTGCGGCTGCATTGTCAATTTGTGTTGCATCCTCAGTGGATCAGGTGACCAACGTCATCCTCTACTCCAACGACAAGTATGTCAAGTCTGTGGCCAGAGAGGAAACGAGGTGAGTCACCTGGCTGGCCTCACATGCACCAACATGAAGCgccaatgcatcttctgaaagaGGAACTCCATCTTATATACATCTGGAATGTATACAAGTGTGTACTGTAAGTACATGTCTGGTGTACGAAGTGATTTTGTGTTGCTGTGGCCAGTGATTGCGTTGCATCCGGGTCCAGTTTGGAGAAGAAGTACACGCTGTACCCCCTGCTGGAACACAACAAGGAACGCAGAGGAATCGCACTGGACGGCCGCCTCAAACACGAGGACACCAACTTGGCTTCTTCCAGCATGTGAGACATAAAGACTCTTTGGTTCTTGTTGGAacactttaaaaatataattcatacaaactcaacaaaaaacagtaaaaatgtacatttattttgtgtcattagAGGATTGTTCAAATTTGGgtataaaagtgtgtgtgtgtgtgtgtacagagtGAAGCAGGAGGTTCTGAAGGAGCTTCAGGGCATGTTGGTGTCTTACAAGATGGTGTTGAAGATGATGGCTTCAGGGTGAGTCCACTTCTTTCTGATTTCATCCTTCAACAACACTcaactgctttttctttgtctgtttCCCCGTGTGCATTCAGACCTCTGGGATCCAggtacacgcgcacacacgcatgcacacacacacaaagaacatGGGTGGATGACTGGTAAacggtgtgcgtgtgtgttccacagtgagGTTTGTGTGGAACTTCCTTTCCGACTGATGCATCCTAAACCAGAAGAAGGTAAGTCACCTCTCATCACCATGACAACCgctgacatcacacacaagCAGCAATCTGATtacctgttgttgttgttgtgtcagCACAATACAATCtgattaacacacacacacacacacacacacacacacgttaatcAACACATCTACATGAAATTGACAATCaagccaaaatatgaagaaacaaaatgcattttagaTGCCTAAtgtgaaaaactttttttcttaaagttgtactaatatgacaaacaaaataaactttactatatatatatatatatatatatatggtattgaagtcataatattaagagaaaaaagctgtcatcTTTCGAGAAGAATAGtcggaatgttatgagaataaagtcgtaacacGAGAGGATTCAAATAATTTTAGATGCgtaatgtttaaatattaaagaaaaacacattaattttttttaaagtcacaatattctgaggaaaaaaaacaaataaagaatgaaatttgaggaaaattaaactggaaaaaagtaaagttataatattgcgaGAATAACTTCAAactattacgggaataaagtcataatattaatgaaaaaagtgagaaaTTTATCAGAATGCAGTTGTAA is drawn from Dunckerocampus dactyliophorus isolate RoL2022-P2 chromosome 12, RoL_Ddac_1.1, whole genome shotgun sequence and contains these coding sequences:
- the LOC129191527 gene encoding S-arrestin-like isoform X1, producing MSPKRVVFKKTSRDKSVAIYMSNRDFVDHCDHVDPVDGVIVIDPSQLRGKQVYVMLSCTFRYGRQDMDVMGVAFRRDLFVVTRQVYPELQDRDKLTHTKVQEKLLRKLGDNAFPFFLEFPDNLPNSVSLQPAPTDVGKKCSVEFEVKAFCAEKRDEKIDKQSSVRLTIRKIQYSPRDNRVAPVAETTFDFLMSEKPLQVKLSLPKETFYHGEPVHANVEIANASNRNVKDISLSVDQVTNVILYSNDKYVKSVAREETSDCVASGSSLEKKYTLYPLLEHNKERRGIALDGRLKHEDTNLASSSIVKQEVLKELQGMLVSYKMVLKMMASGPLGSSEVCVELPFRLMHPKPEEAKATESDDICFEDFKRSFLRGVVGDDDDSPSDT
- the LOC129191527 gene encoding S-arrestin-like isoform X2, yielding MSPKRVVFKKTSRDKSVAIYMSNRDFVDHCDHVDPVDGVIVIDPSQLRGKQVYVMLSCTFRYGRQDMDVMGVAFRRDLFVVTRQVYPELQDRDKLTHTKVQEKLLRKLGDNAFPFFLEFPDNLPNSVSLQPAPTDVGKKCSVEFEVKAFCAEKRDEKIDKQSSVRLTIRKIQYSPRDNRVAPVAETTFDFLMSEKPLQVKLSLPKETFYHGEPVHANVEIANASNRNVKDISLSVDQVTNVILYSNDKYVKSVAREETSDCVASGSSLEKKYTLYPLLEHNKERRGIALDGRLKHEDTNLASSSIVKQEVLKELQGMLVSYKMVLKMMASGPLGSSEVCVELPFRLMHPKPEEGKSPLITMTTADITHKQQSDYLLLLLCQHNTI